The Xenopus tropicalis strain Nigerian chromosome 7, UCB_Xtro_10.0, whole genome shotgun sequence genome includes a region encoding these proteins:
- the fam43b gene encoding protein FAM43B — MLAHGGEGKFVLAQKEQNGKALSYPSLLPSFLRSCPDLLPNISGQCLGTMFGRKRRTVELTREEPSDKGRYLGSAVTLRARGEGCTAEAVGQIWERSGGGSRGPRVRLLVSSEGIRVTPGKGKPAHTYLLHRITHCGTDSAHPRLLSWVYRHQVRHKAVVLRCHTVLLSRQEKAAALALRLCQISRAAFCDFKRLKRQNDFRRGQQERLGQCVVPLVPLRRVLNARCYYHPREVRGSGALGLSSILEEEEDGEEEQKNPTCDLPGNTETMLDLAQELRRLSIQRALTQSLNWTYSPPVCDWKCPIRTIC; from the coding sequence ATGCTTGCCCAtggaggagaaggaaagtttgtGTTGGCACAAAAAGAGCAGAACGGCAAAGCATTAAGTTACCCCAGCCTTCTGCCCTCCTTCCTGCGGTCCTGCCCCGATCTCCTGCCCAATATCTCCGGGCAGTGCCTGGGCACTATGTTCGGGAGGAAGCGGCGGACCGTGGAGCTGACCAGAGAGGAGCCCAGTGACAAGGGGAGGTACCTGGGCAGCGCCGTGACCCTGCGGGCAAGAGGAGAGGGCTGCACCGCGGAGGCAGTAGGGCAGATCTGGGAGCGGAGTGGGGGTGGGAGCCGGGGCCCCAGGGTGAGGTTGTTGGTGAGCAGTGAGGGCATCAGGGTGACTCCCGGGAAGGGCAAACCTGCCCACACCTACCTACTGCACCGAATCACCCACTGCGGCACAGACAGCGCCCACCCCCGGCTCCTCAGCTGGGTCTACAGGCACCAAGTCCGACACAAGGCAGTGGTGCTCCGGTGCCACACGGTGCTGCTGTCCCGGCAAGAGAAAGCGGCCGCCCTGGCGCTGCGACTTTGCCAGATCTCACGGGCCGCCTTTTGCGACTTCAAGCGACTAAAGAGACAGAACGACTTCAGGAGGGGCCAGCAGGAGAGGCTGGGGCAGTGTGTGGTGCCCTTGGTGCCCCTGAGGAGGGTACTCAATGCCCGGTGCTATTATCATCCCCGAGAGGTGAGGGGCAGCGGGGCACTGGGGCTTAGCTCCATCCTGGAGGAAGAGGAGGACGGGGAGGAAGAACAAAAGAACCCAACGTGTGATCTGCCGGGGAACACTGAGACCATGTTGGACTTGGCTCAAGAGCTGAGGAGGCTGAGTATCCAGAGAGCCCTGACCCAGAGTCTCAACTGGACCTACAGCCCCCCAGTCTGTGACTGGAAATGTCCCATAAGAACTATCTGCTGA
- the LOC116412398 gene encoding LOW QUALITY PROTEIN: mitochondrial ubiquitin ligase activator of nfkb 1-like (The sequence of the model RefSeq protein was modified relative to this genomic sequence to represent the inferred CDS: inserted 2 bases in 2 codons), whose amino-acid sequence METGGRPSVGQVILLGASSAITALFYSIYRHKYRSVQALKEAKRFSLTDDLQAVLSDLPGKCVPYAVIEGAVTSVKEVLSSQYVENCRGVIQRLSLKEHKMVWNRTTHLWNDHEKIIHQRSNTVPFDLAPEESGGAGVSVRVVRPLEAVDLGLETVYEKFYPAVQSFPNILGHYMTGERPKGVQETEEMLKLGAAITGIGELVLDNKTIKLQPPKAGLCYYLSGTDFPGLLERQEGQMRWWRILSIVFGAATCVTLFFILRRQYRHRKEKHQLQNLQREFEESRARQRVQQEQHNEEEVRNPCAICLGKERSCVFLDCGXTFFCYPCYQAMPSPKXCPIVAMTLPELVPSVNSWGPPNLPGDPSASPQFSLPREITGERAETREFAVNAPGTPCWWDRERSPGKVIEVNWAQSSSCWLG is encoded by the exons ATGGAGACTGGGGGGCGCCCGTCGGTCGGACAGGTCATCCTGCTCGGCGCCAGTTCCGCCATCACCGCGCTTTTCTACTCCATCTACCGCCATAAGTACCGCTCTGTCCAGGCGCTGAAG GAAGCCAAGAGGTTCTCCCTGACTGACGACCTGCAGGCGGTTCTGTCGGACCTTCCCGGGAAGTGTGTCCCCTACGCCGTTATAGAAG GGGCTGTGACTTCAGTGAAGGAAGTTCTGAGCAGTCAGTATGTGGAGAACTGCAGGGGGGTGATCCAGAGACTGTCACTGAAAGAGCACAAGATGGTGTGGAACAGAACCACCCACCTCTG GAACGACCACGAGAAAATCATCCACCAGAGAAGCAACACCGTCCCCTTCGACCTGGCCCCGGAGGAGTCTGGGGGGGCCGGGGTGTCGGTGCGGGTGGTCCGGCCCTTGGAAGCCGTGGATCTGGGCCTGGAGACCGTCTATGAGAAGTTCTACCCCGCAGTCCAGTCCTTCCCCAACATACTGGGCCATTACATGACCGGGGAGCGGCCCAAAGGGGTGCAGGAGACGGAGGAGATGCTGAAGCTCGGGGCGGCCATTACGGGCATCGGGGAGTTGGTTCTGGACAACAAGACCATCAAGCTGCAGCCGCCCAAGGCCGGTTTGTGTTACTACCTGAGCGGCACCGACTTCCCGGGGCTCCTGGAGAGGCAGGAGGGGCAGATGCGCTGGTGGCGGATCCTCAGCATCGTGTTCGGCGCCGCCACCTGCGTCACCCTCTTCTTCATCCTCCGGCGCCAGTACCGCCATCGCAAGGAGAAGCACCAGCTCCAGAACCTGCAGAGAGAGTTCGAGGAGTCGAGGGCCCGGCAGAGagtccagcaggaacagcacaaCGAGGAGGAAGTACGAAACCCCTGCGCCATTTGCCTCGGCAAAGAGAGGTCCTGCGTCTTCCTCGACTGCG CCACATTTTTCTGCTACCCCTGCTACCAGGCCATGCCCAGCCCAA ATTGCCCCATTGTCGCAATGACATTGCCCGAGTTGGTCCCTTCTGTTAACAGCTGGGGGCCCCCCAACTTGCCAGGCGACCCCTCGGCATCTCCGCAGTTTTCCCTTCCCAGGGAAATTACCGGAGAAAGAGCGGAAACCAGGGAATTTGCAGTAAATGCCCCTGGCACTCCTTGCTGGTGGGATAGAGAACGCAGCCCAGGGAAAGTGATTGAAGTTAATTGGGCCCAAAGCTCCTCCTGCTGGCTGGGATAG